A region from the Triticum urartu cultivar G1812 chromosome 1, Tu2.1, whole genome shotgun sequence genome encodes:
- the LOC125538841 gene encoding beta-fructofuranosidase, insoluble isoenzyme 1-like — protein MWNPLWVLGPWLLLLLLQLADGSMEAVVPSPSVPSFVTNPLLRTGYHFQPPKNWINDPNGPLYYKGWYHLFYQYNPKGADWVNTLWAHSVSRDLINWNVLGLALEPSIRSDQYGVWSGSATILLDGTPVLVYTGIDRPDTPYQVQNVAIPKNKSDPLLREWVKPDYNPIIVPDSGMNVTQFRDPSTAWHIDGQWRILVGGEKGSHGQAYVYRSTDFKHWVRAKHPLHSAINGMWECLDFFPVLMQGKKGLDTSDQSGRVKYVLKSSLEKARYDYYTIGTYNSRTERYVPDDLNGDYHRLRYDYGKFYARRVLVGWANESDTVPDDIAKGWSGIHAIPRKTWLDPGGKQLVQWPIEEVEQLRRKSVSVTNKVVKPRNHFEVKGLETYQADVEVSFEIPNLERAEPFDHAFSNDAQKLCRMKGADNKGGVGPFGLWVLASANLEEKTAVFFRIFRDGHGKPVVLMCTDPTKSSLGHDLDKPTYAGFVNADVSSSGEISLRSLIDHSVVESFGAGGRTCIISRVYPSIAVGQNAHLYVFNNGDVDVKVSRLKAWEMESSKMNNTSA, from the exons ATGTGGAATCCGCTATGGGTCCTCGGGCCATGGTTGCTACTGCTCCTTCTGCAGCTCGCCGACGGCAGCATGGAGGCCGTGGTGCCCTCGCCGTCAGTGCCTAGCTTCGTGACCAACCCCTTGCTCAGGACAGGGTATCACTTCCAGCCGCCCAAAAACTGGATTAACG ATCCGAATG GGCCACTATACTACAAGGGATGGTACCACTTGTTTTACCAGTACAACCCCAAAGGTGCCGATTGGGTCAATACACTTTGGGCTCACTCGGTTTCACGCGACCTCATCAACTGGAACGTTCTTGGTTTAGCCCTCGAGCCAAGCATCCGATCTGACCAGTATGGCGTTTGGTCTGGCTCCGCAACAATCCTCCTTGATGGCACACCAGTGTTGGTGTACACAGGGATCGACCGGCCGGACACTCCCTACCAGGTGCAGAACGTTGCCATCCCCAAGAACAAGTCCGACCCACTACTTAGGGAGTGGGTCAAACCAGACTACAATCCGATCATAGTGCCGGATTCGGGCATGAACGTGACACAATTTCGTGACCCGAGCACGGCTTGGCACATAGATGGCCAATGGCGCATACTCGTAGGCGGAGAGAAGGGCTCCCATGGTCAGGCATATGTGTATCGGAGCACCGACTTCAAGCATTGGGTTCGAGCCAAGCACCCACTTCACTCCGCAATCAACGGTATGTGGGAGTGCCTCGACTTCTTTCCGGTGCTCATGCAAGGGAAGAAAGGTCTCGACACATCCGATCAAAGTGGCAGAGTCAAGTATGTGCTCAAGAGTAGCCTCGAGAAGGCTCGGTATGACTACTACACCATCGGAACCTATAATAGTAGGACAGAGCGTTATGTGCCTGACGATCTAAATGGTGACTACCACCGCCTCCGCTACGACTATGGGAAATTCTATGCGAGACGGGTCCTTGTAGGATGGGCCAATGAGTCAGACACCGTTCCAGACGACATCGCCAAGGGTTGGTCCGGTATTCAT GCAATCCCAAGGAAGACATGGCTTGACCCCGGTGGCAAGCAGCTCGTGCAGTGGCCCATTGAGGAGGTCGAGCAGCTGAGGCGTAAGTCTGTTAGTGTGACAAACAAGGTCGTGAAGCCTAGGAATCATTTTGAGGTTAAAGGCCTGGAGACATACCAG GCTGATGTGGAGGTGAGTTTCGAGATACCAAACCTGGAAAGGGCCGAGCCGTTCGATCATGCATTCTCGAACGATGCTCAGAAGCTGTGTAGAATGAAGGGTGCGGATAATAAGGGCGGAGTAGGTCCCTTTGGTTTGTGGGTGCTAGCATCTGCCAACTTGGAGGAGAAGACCGCGGTTTTCTTCAGGATTTTCAGGGATGGTCATGGCAAGCCGGTGGTCCTGATGTGCACTGACCCTACCAA GTCATCTCTTGGTCATGATCTTGACAAGCCAACATATGCTGGGTTTGTCAACGCCGACGTTTCATCATCCGGCGAGATCTCTTTGAGAAGCTTG ATTGATCATTCAGTCGTTGAGAGCTTTGGTGCCGGAGGCAGGACCTGCATCATATCAAGGGTGTACCCATCCATCGCCGTAGGGCAAAACGCTCATCTTTACGTCTTCAACAATGGAGATGTGGATGTCAAGGTGTCGCGCCTCAAGGCCTGGGAAATGGAGAGTTCCAAGATGAATAATACTAGTGCTTAA